A region from the Aegilops tauschii subsp. strangulata cultivar AL8/78 chromosome 5, Aet v6.0, whole genome shotgun sequence genome encodes:
- the LOC109769587 gene encoding ferritin-1, chloroplastic — translation MLPRVAPSPATAAAAAVGQLSGAGLTAGSVRLPGALPSAAGSAVCCRAAAKGKEVLSGVMFQPFEELKGELSLVPQGKDQSLARHKFVDECEAALNEQINVEYNASYAYHSLFAYFDRDNVALKGFAKFFKESSDEERGHAEKLMEYQNKRGGRVRLQSIVTPLTEFDHPEKGDALYAMELALALEKLVNEKLHNLHSVATRCNDPQLTDFVESEFLQEQVDAIKKISEYVSQLRRVGKGHGVWHFDQMLLEEAA, via the exons ATGTTGCCTAGGGTTGCGCCGTctccggccaccgccgccgccgcagcggtTGGCCAGCTCTCCGGGGCGGGGCTCACCGCCGGTTCGGTGAGGTTGCCGGGGGCCCTGCCGTCTGCGGCAGGGTCGGCGGTCTGCTGCAGGGCCGCGGCGAAGGGGAAGGAGGTGCTCAGCGGGGTGATGTTCCAGCCGTTCGAGGAGCTCAAGGGGGAGCTCTCGCTCGTGCCGCAGGGCAAGGACCAGTCGCTCGCCAGGCACAAGTTCGTCGACGAGTGCGAGGCCGCCCTCAACGAGCAGATCAA TGTGGAGTACAATGCCTCGTACGCGTATCACTCCCTCTTTGCATACTTCGACCGCGACAACGTTGCTCTCAAgggatttgccaa GTTCTTCAAGGAGTCAAGCGATGAGGAAAGAGGACACGCCGAGAAGCTCATGGAGTACCAG AACAAACGTGGAGGGAGGGTGAGGCTCCAGTCAATCGTCACACCCTTAACAGAGTTCGACCATCCTGAGAAAGGCGATGCCCTGTATG CAATGGAATTGGCTCTAGCTCTTGAAAAGCTGGTGAATGAGAAACTGCACAACCTGCACAGT GTAGCTACAAGGTGCAATGATCCTCAGCTGACCGACTTTGTTGAGAGTGAATTCCTTCAGGAGCAG GTTGACGCCATCAAGAAGATCTCTGAGTATGTGTCGCAGCTGAGAAGAGTCGGCAAAGGCCACG GAGTGTGGCACTTCGATcagatgctgcttgaggaggcagCTTGA